A single window of Nocardioides kongjuensis DNA harbors:
- a CDS encoding phospholipase D-like domain-containing protein has product MKTVAALLLVLATLLVAPAPAATADDTWLPTTGPTFNNPMGGYKARTKVVRRVHAAIRHAPAGSTIRIATYNIDRNDTARLLLKAHRRGVHVQIVVNDNIIGKTIRGLQARLGGNRKSDSFLYICTSACRNGSRTGNLHMKVYSFSETGAAHAVVISSSSNLGYGAAAGQWNDALTVSGDDALFAAWTQVFEQLKRDRTAKPRHLEYSSETVGADFQRVRVARAATGDPQLQRLRRVDCAAPGGLGDGQGHSVVRVNMYAWYAGRGEALARELASMRAEGCDIAVVGSVVSGPVVRILQKAGIPVRIADWDWGEKLSTAGDEIVFGARCYSHLKYVTVDGTFRGAATHVVWTGSENWSPPGLSSDEVTFEVHDPAVVAAYDAQWQKMFASTRITHKPGIQPKSRPCA; this is encoded by the coding sequence GTGAAGACCGTCGCCGCCCTGCTCCTGGTGCTCGCCACCCTGCTCGTCGCTCCCGCCCCGGCCGCGACTGCCGACGACACCTGGCTGCCCACGACGGGGCCGACCTTCAACAACCCGATGGGCGGGTACAAGGCGCGCACCAAGGTGGTCCGGCGCGTGCACGCCGCGATCCGGCACGCCCCGGCGGGATCGACGATCCGGATCGCGACCTACAACATCGACCGCAACGACACCGCCCGGCTGCTGCTCAAGGCGCACAGGCGCGGCGTGCACGTGCAGATCGTCGTCAACGACAACATCATCGGGAAGACCATCCGGGGGCTCCAGGCGCGCCTGGGAGGCAACCGCAAGTCGGACAGCTTCCTCTACATCTGCACGAGCGCGTGCCGCAACGGCTCCCGCACCGGCAACCTGCACATGAAGGTCTACTCCTTCAGCGAGACCGGGGCCGCCCATGCCGTCGTGATCAGCAGCTCCAGCAACCTCGGGTACGGCGCCGCGGCCGGCCAGTGGAACGACGCGCTCACCGTCAGCGGCGACGACGCCCTCTTCGCCGCCTGGACCCAGGTGTTCGAGCAGCTGAAGCGGGACCGGACCGCTAAGCCTCGCCACCTGGAGTACTCCAGCGAGACCGTGGGTGCCGACTTCCAGCGCGTCCGCGTCGCGCGGGCGGCCACCGGCGACCCGCAGCTCCAGCGGCTGCGCCGCGTCGACTGCGCGGCACCCGGCGGCCTCGGTGACGGCCAGGGGCACAGCGTGGTGCGGGTGAACATGTACGCCTGGTACGCCGGCCGCGGCGAGGCCCTGGCCCGCGAGCTCGCCTCGATGCGCGCCGAGGGCTGCGACATCGCCGTCGTCGGCTCGGTGGTCAGCGGGCCGGTGGTGAGGATCCTGCAGAAGGCCGGCATCCCGGTCCGGATCGCCGACTGGGACTGGGGCGAGAAGCTCTCGACCGCCGGCGACGAGATCGTCTTCGGCGCGCGCTGCTACTCGCACCTCAAGTACGTCACGGTCGACGGCACCTTCCGCGGAGCCGCCACCCACGTGGTCTGGACCGGCTCCGAGAACTGGTCGCCGCCCGGGCTGAGCAGCGACGAGGTCACCTTCGAGGTGCACGACCCGGCGGTCGTGGCGGCCTACGACGCCCAGTGGCAGAAGATGTTCGCCAGCACCCGGATCACCCACAAGCCCGGCATCCAGCCCAAGAGCCGCCCCTGCGCCTGA
- a CDS encoding glutamate-5-semialdehyde dehydrogenase, translated as MTAEVEVREVAQRARVASRSLALATRARKDATLHAMADALLARADEILAGNAEDVARAEADGTPPNIIDRLRLTTERLEGMAQGLRDVAGLADPVGEVVRGSVLANGLELRQVRVPFGVVGMIYEARPNVTADAAGICLKSGNAVLLRGSSSARSSNAAIVAVLRDAIAASGLEADVVQLVPGDTHDSVKALMRARGQVDVLIPRGGAGLIQSVVNESTVPVIETGVGNCHVYVDRAADLDKALAIVLNAKTHRTSVCNAAESLLVHADVSGEFLPRVVAALQEADVTIHGDDAFAGYDGVVAATDEDWASEYLSLDIAARVVPDLDAALDHIRTWSSGHSDAIVTEDLAASRRFVAEVDSAAVLVNASTRFTDGGEFGFGAEIGISTQKLHARGPMGLPEMTSTKYVVIGDGHVR; from the coding sequence ATGACTGCCGAGGTCGAGGTCCGCGAGGTCGCCCAGCGCGCCCGCGTCGCCAGCCGCTCGCTGGCCCTGGCGACGCGCGCCCGGAAGGACGCCACCCTGCACGCGATGGCCGACGCCCTGCTGGCGCGCGCCGACGAGATCCTCGCCGGCAACGCCGAGGACGTCGCCCGCGCCGAGGCCGACGGCACGCCGCCCAACATCATCGACCGGCTCCGGCTGACCACCGAGCGGCTCGAGGGCATGGCCCAGGGCCTGCGCGACGTCGCCGGCCTCGCCGACCCGGTCGGCGAGGTGGTCCGCGGCAGCGTGCTGGCCAACGGCCTCGAGCTGCGCCAGGTCCGGGTCCCGTTCGGCGTCGTCGGCATGATCTACGAGGCCCGGCCCAACGTGACCGCCGACGCGGCCGGGATCTGCCTCAAGTCCGGCAACGCCGTCCTGCTGCGCGGCAGCTCGTCGGCCCGGTCGAGCAACGCCGCGATCGTCGCCGTCCTGCGCGACGCCATCGCCGCGTCGGGCCTCGAGGCCGACGTCGTCCAGCTCGTCCCCGGCGACACGCACGACAGCGTCAAGGCACTGATGCGCGCCCGCGGCCAGGTCGACGTGCTGATCCCGCGCGGGGGAGCCGGCCTGATCCAGTCGGTCGTCAACGAGTCCACGGTGCCGGTCATCGAGACCGGCGTCGGCAACTGCCACGTCTACGTCGACAGGGCCGCCGACCTCGACAAGGCGCTCGCCATCGTGCTCAACGCCAAGACCCACCGCACCAGCGTCTGCAACGCGGCGGAGTCGCTGCTCGTGCACGCCGACGTCTCGGGGGAGTTCCTGCCGCGGGTCGTCGCCGCGCTGCAGGAGGCCGACGTGACCATCCACGGCGACGACGCGTTCGCCGGGTACGACGGCGTCGTGGCGGCCACCGACGAGGACTGGGCGAGCGAGTACCTCTCGCTCGACATCGCCGCGCGCGTCGTACCCGACCTCGACGCGGCGCTGGACCACATCCGCACCTGGTCGAGCGGTCACTCCGACGCGATCGTCACCGAGGACCTGGCTGCCTCACGGCGCTTCGTGGCCGAGGTCGACTCGGCCGCGGTGCTGGTCAACGCGTCGACCCGGTTCACCGACGGCGGCGAGTTCGGCTTCGGCGCCGAGATCGGGATCAGCACCCAGAAGCTGCACGCCCGCGGCCCGATGGGCCTGCCCGAGATGACCTCGACCAAGTACGTCGTCATCGGCGACGGCCACGTCCGCTGA
- a CDS encoding CDP-alcohol phosphatidyltransferase family protein produces the protein MAGSPDRIYADPSVERLFTGATVITFVRTVITLAIAVWAAYDHSLTLIVVGLVTYWVGDSIDGEWARWRDCETRMGAVVDMMCDRLSCGALYVGLVWLQPGGWISDEPMKWIGIPIAIYLFEFMVIDMYLSLAFLAWPIRSPNYFHVIDRRIYLWNWSRIGKAANSGAFAVILLVSGWVWLGTLIAIGLLVLKCVSLGWLLRLGLPVPTREASPEGASAA, from the coding sequence ATGGCAGGCTCCCCGGACCGGATCTACGCCGACCCCTCGGTCGAGCGACTCTTCACCGGGGCGACCGTCATCACGTTCGTGCGCACCGTCATCACGCTCGCGATCGCGGTGTGGGCGGCGTACGACCACAGCCTGACCCTGATCGTGGTCGGCCTGGTCACCTACTGGGTCGGCGACAGCATCGACGGCGAGTGGGCGCGCTGGCGCGACTGCGAGACCCGGATGGGCGCGGTCGTCGACATGATGTGCGACCGGCTCAGCTGCGGTGCGCTGTACGTCGGGCTGGTCTGGCTGCAGCCCGGCGGCTGGATCAGCGACGAGCCGATGAAGTGGATCGGCATCCCGATCGCGATCTACCTGTTCGAGTTCATGGTCATCGACATGTACCTGTCGCTGGCCTTCCTCGCCTGGCCGATCCGCAGCCCCAACTACTTCCACGTGATCGACCGCCGGATCTACCTGTGGAACTGGTCGCGCATCGGCAAGGCCGCCAACTCCGGCGCCTTCGCCGTCATCCTGCTGGTCAGCGGGTGGGTGTGGCTCGGCACCCTGATCGCGATCGGCCTGCTGGTCCTCAAGTGCGTCTCGCTGGGGTGGCTGCTCAGGCTCGGGCTGCCGGTGCCCACGCGCGAGGCGAGCCCCGAAGGGGCCTCGGCAGCATGA
- the nadD gene encoding nicotinate-nucleotide adenylyltransferase: MTDAPRRPRIGVMGGTFDPIHHGHLVAASEVQGWFDLDEVVFVPTGQPWQKADRAVSPPEHRYLMTVIATAANPRFTVSRVDIDRGGPTYTGDTLRDLRRLRPDADLYFITGADALTDIFSWRDADELFELAHFVGCTRPGAEMDPATLARIPHDRVTMVEIPALAISSTDCRERQRAGQPVWYLVPDGVVQYITKHGLYPAAPGTDTP, from the coding sequence GTGACAGACGCGCCCCGTCGTCCCCGGATCGGGGTGATGGGCGGCACCTTCGACCCCATCCACCACGGCCACCTCGTCGCCGCCTCGGAGGTCCAGGGCTGGTTCGACCTCGACGAGGTCGTCTTCGTGCCCACCGGCCAGCCGTGGCAGAAGGCGGACCGGGCGGTCTCGCCGCCCGAGCACCGCTACCTGATGACGGTCATCGCGACCGCCGCCAACCCGCGGTTCACGGTGAGCCGGGTCGACATCGACCGGGGCGGGCCGACGTACACCGGCGACACGCTGCGCGACCTGCGCAGGCTGCGACCCGACGCGGACCTGTACTTCATCACGGGCGCCGACGCGCTCACCGACATCTTCAGCTGGCGTGACGCCGACGAGCTCTTCGAGCTGGCGCACTTCGTCGGCTGCACCCGCCCCGGGGCGGAGATGGACCCGGCCACGCTGGCCCGGATCCCGCACGACCGGGTCACCATGGTCGAGATTCCCGCCCTGGCGATCTCGTCCACCGACTGCCGCGAGCGACAGCGGGCCGGCCAGCCGGTCTGGTACCTCGTCCCCGACGGCGTCGTCCAGTACATCACCAAGCACGGCCTCTACCCGGCCGCACCCGGAACGGATACCCCATGA
- the rsfS gene encoding ribosome silencing factor, with translation MTATDHAVRLVHAAALAAADKLATDQLAFDVSEQLAITDAFLLATGANDRQVRAIVDEIEDKLRELDAKPIRREGHRDGRWVLLDYGDVVIHVQHSEEREFYALERLWRDCPTIDLPAEVHGPVA, from the coding sequence ATGACCGCCACCGACCACGCCGTCCGGCTCGTCCACGCCGCTGCCCTCGCCGCCGCCGACAAGCTCGCGACCGACCAGCTCGCCTTCGACGTCAGCGAGCAGCTCGCCATCACCGACGCCTTCCTGCTCGCCACCGGCGCCAACGACCGCCAGGTCCGCGCCATCGTCGACGAGATCGAGGACAAGCTGCGCGAGCTCGACGCCAAGCCGATCCGCCGTGAGGGCCACCGCGACGGCCGCTGGGTGCTGCTCGACTACGGCGACGTCGTCATCCACGTCCAGCACTCCGAGGAGCGCGAGTTCTACGCCCTCGAGCGGCTGTGGCGCGACTGCCCGACCATCGACCTGCCCGCCGAGGTCCACGGTCCCGTGGCGTGA
- a CDS encoding histidine phosphatase family protein, translating into MTARRIVLVRHGRTAWNAERRIQGQLDVELDATGLEQARVVAPLIAALDPVLVWSSDLARARQTADTIAKEAGLVPTYDERLREFRLGEYQGMTHAELDARDPAAFDLFQRGEWDSIPGAETTREVAERFTAAVTDLAAALGPGETGVAVSHGAATRSGLVTFLGWPLELAHDLRALGNCARVVLEERSTGQWALASYNG; encoded by the coding sequence GTGACCGCCCGCCGCATCGTCCTGGTCCGCCACGGGCGGACCGCCTGGAACGCCGAGCGCCGGATCCAGGGCCAGCTCGACGTCGAGCTCGACGCCACCGGCCTCGAGCAGGCGCGCGTCGTCGCGCCCCTGATCGCTGCCCTCGACCCGGTCCTGGTCTGGTCCAGCGACCTGGCCCGTGCCCGGCAGACCGCCGACACGATCGCCAAGGAGGCCGGGCTCGTGCCGACGTACGACGAGCGCCTGCGCGAGTTCCGCCTGGGGGAGTACCAGGGCATGACGCACGCCGAGCTCGACGCCCGCGACCCCGCGGCCTTCGACCTCTTCCAGCGCGGTGAGTGGGACTCCATCCCCGGCGCCGAGACCACCCGCGAGGTGGCCGAGCGCTTCACCGCCGCCGTCACCGACCTCGCCGCCGCCCTCGGCCCGGGCGAGACCGGCGTCGCCGTCTCCCACGGCGCCGCCACCCGCTCCGGCCTGGTCACCTTCCTCGGCTGGCCCCTCGAGCTCGCGCACGACCTGCGCGCCCTGGGCAACTGCGCCCGCGTGGTCCTCGAGGAGCGCTCGACGGGGCAGTGGGCGCTCGCGTCGTACAACGGGTGA
- a CDS encoding GGDEF domain-containing protein — protein MPAFLITPVACQLWVGSAVVAALVLPVALDHRVGEGHTAHEPWTALAIVAASVVNVEIGRVLEGGAAFSQRPHKALSTWAFACAIVLSVGWLLPVVACCYAHARWRGLRVPLWKWVGSAAYVVLAGVAAAGVVHTVLGEESLTRGNGLCGMVAVLAGTAAFLAVQTVMFHGSAYLNEAGDETWLRRTLRQPTFYLTEVGVLLVGGLTAAVWIAAPWFLVLLLPVFVLAQRAALHEPLRQRAEHDDKTGLLRFEAWDRQARTAAARCSRHGRPWSVLFADLDHFKLFNDTWGHLAGDLALEAAAAVIRDELRDGDLVARFGGEEFCVFLPGTGLADGRALAERVRAAVAATDLPGTQGLTVSVGVATVEPGCDSSSGAGTGAPDLADVVRSADRALYAAKEGGRDTTRAHLAH, from the coding sequence ATGCCCGCGTTCTTGATCACCCCTGTCGCCTGTCAGCTGTGGGTCGGGTCGGCCGTCGTCGCAGCGCTGGTCCTCCCGGTGGCCCTCGACCATCGGGTCGGGGAGGGACACACCGCTCACGAGCCGTGGACCGCGCTCGCGATCGTCGCTGCGTCGGTGGTGAACGTCGAGATCGGCAGGGTCCTCGAAGGGGGTGCCGCGTTCAGCCAGCGTCCTCACAAGGCGCTGTCGACGTGGGCCTTCGCATGCGCGATCGTCCTCTCGGTCGGCTGGCTCCTCCCGGTCGTCGCGTGCTGCTACGCCCACGCCCGCTGGCGCGGCCTGCGGGTGCCGCTGTGGAAGTGGGTCGGGTCGGCGGCGTACGTCGTCCTGGCCGGCGTCGCGGCCGCCGGGGTCGTGCACACGGTGCTCGGCGAGGAGAGCCTGACCCGTGGCAACGGTCTGTGCGGGATGGTGGCCGTGCTGGCAGGGACTGCGGCGTTCCTGGCCGTCCAGACGGTCATGTTCCACGGCAGTGCCTACCTCAACGAGGCCGGCGACGAGACCTGGCTGCGACGGACACTCCGGCAACCCACCTTCTACCTCACGGAGGTCGGTGTCCTGCTGGTCGGCGGACTGACGGCCGCGGTCTGGATCGCGGCACCGTGGTTCCTCGTCCTGCTGCTCCCCGTGTTCGTGCTCGCCCAGCGTGCCGCTCTCCACGAGCCCCTGCGTCAGCGTGCCGAGCACGACGACAAGACCGGGCTCCTGCGGTTCGAGGCGTGGGACCGTCAGGCACGTACGGCGGCCGCCCGCTGCAGCCGACACGGACGTCCCTGGAGCGTCCTGTTCGCCGACCTCGACCACTTCAAGCTGTTCAACGACACGTGGGGACACCTCGCCGGCGATCTCGCGCTCGAGGCCGCGGCTGCGGTGATCCGCGACGAGCTGCGCGACGGCGACCTGGTGGCCCGCTTCGGCGGCGAGGAGTTCTGCGTCTTCCTTCCCGGGACGGGTCTGGCCGATGGCCGCGCGCTCGCCGAGCGCGTCCGCGCCGCGGTCGCAGCCACCGACCTTCCCGGGACCCAGGGACTGACGGTGAGCGTCGGCGTCGCCACGGTCGAGCCGGGCTGCGACTCGTCGTCAGGGGCCGGGACGGGCGCACCGGACCTGGCTGACGTCGTCCGCAGCGCGGACCGCGCGTTGTACGCGGCCAAGGAGGGGGGTCGCGACACCACGAGGGCCCACCTCGCGCACTGA
- a CDS encoding TetR/AcrR family transcriptional regulator codes for MSNESSRAVQYGGGREALLEATIRVVARAGLRKVTNRAVAEEAGVTHGLVSHHFGNRDNLIAEALKYVLERSLDRSTLESGTGSVDDFARTLVEMATSDADGQAFQYELILESRRRPELRPLVASLYDTYRDATRRELERIGLADLPGLDHAVFAALDGLVFQELADPDPARMQSALEALHDLLRSATASLSTGATARAAHG; via the coding sequence ATGAGCAACGAGTCATCCCGGGCCGTGCAGTACGGCGGAGGTCGCGAGGCGCTCCTGGAGGCGACGATCCGGGTGGTCGCGCGAGCGGGACTGCGCAAGGTGACGAACCGGGCCGTGGCCGAGGAGGCGGGCGTCACGCACGGCTTGGTGAGCCACCACTTCGGGAACCGCGACAACCTCATCGCCGAGGCGTTGAAGTACGTCCTCGAGCGAAGCCTGGACCGATCGACGCTCGAGTCCGGCACCGGCTCGGTCGACGACTTCGCGCGGACCCTGGTCGAGATGGCGACCAGCGATGCAGACGGTCAGGCCTTCCAGTACGAGCTGATCCTGGAGAGCCGGCGGCGTCCTGAGCTGCGCCCGCTGGTGGCCAGCCTCTATGACACCTACCGAGACGCCACTCGGCGAGAGCTGGAACGCATCGGACTGGCCGACCTCCCCGGCCTGGACCACGCGGTGTTCGCCGCGCTCGACGGGCTGGTCTTCCAGGAGCTGGCCGACCCGGACCCTGCGCGCATGCAGTCGGCACTCGAGGCCCTGCACGACCTGCTCCGCTCCGCCACCGCTTCGCTCTCGACGGGTGCCACGGCGCGCGCTGCGCACGGCTGA